CCGTGGGCCTGGAGGGATTCGAGGCGCTGCTTGGCCTCGCGTGGGGACGGGCGGTGCCCCTCGTCGACCCACCAGAGGGCGTAGTGGGGCCGGCCGAAGGTGGAGAACCACTCCTTCCGACGCCGGACGTACTGGGCGTGGCCTGACTGGTAGGTGTAGTCGCGCAGCGCGTCGACCGAGCGCCACACGCTCAGATTGACGAGGAGGTGGCTGTCACCGAAGACCCGCCCAACGAGCCGGTTGACCTCGTCGCCCTGGAGGCGCCAGACGAACCCGGGGGACTGCTCGGCGAGTCGGTTCATGGGCTCGATGGCCCGCGCAAACTCCGACATCGTGGTGCCGTCCATGGGCCCGAGGGGGCGAGCGAGGTTGACCTGGGCGAGGTGCATCTACGCGTCCTCGACGGGATCGGCAGACGGCTCGGGGACGGCGGGCTGCGCGAGCTCCCGGCCGTCCATGAGCGCGACGAACTGGTCGAACAGGTAGCGGCTGTCGTGCGGGCCGGGGCAGGCCTCCGGGTGGTACTGGACCGAGAAGCCGGGGAACCGGAGGAACTTGAGCCCCTCGACCGTCTGGTCGTTGAGGTTCCGGTGGTCCACCTCGGCGATCCCGTCGAGGCCGGCTTCCTGAACGGCGAACCCGTGGTTCTGGGTCGAGATCTCGACGTGGCCCGTCGTCAGGTTGAGGACCGGGTGGTTCGCGCCGCGGTGCCCCACCTTCATCTTGTAGACCTCGAGCCCCTCAGCGAGGGCCATGAGCTGGTGGCCGAGGCAGATCCCGAACGTCGGCGTGCCGCTCCCGATGACCTGGCGGGCGAGGTCGACCGCCTCGGGCATCGCGCGGGGGTCGCCGGGGCCGTTCGAGAAGAAGATGCCGTCGGGCTCCCAGGCCATCACGTCGTCGAACGACGTGCCGGCGGGGAACACGCGGACGGCGCAGCCGAGGTGGGCGAACGACCGGAGGATGTTCCGCTTGACGCCGTAGTCGAGGACGGCGACGCGGCGCTCGCCGCTCTCCGCGAAGTCGTACGGCTCGCCGGCGGTCACGCGGCTGGCCAGCTCGAGGCCGGCCATGCTCGGGACGGCCTTCGCCTTGGCGACGAGCGAGGCGTCGTCGAGGTCCTCCGACGAGATCACGCAGTTCATCACGCCCTGCTCGCGGATGTGGCGGACCAGCTTCCGCGTGTCGACACCGGAGATGCCGACGAGCCCGTGGCGCTCCATGTAGGCCGCGAGCGTCTCCTCCATGTCGCTGTTGGACGGGTCGCGTGAGAACTGGCGGACCACGAGGCCGGCGACGTGGGGGCGGGGCGCTTCGGTCGCCTCCTCGAAGGCGCCGTAGTTGCCGATGTGGGGGTACGTCATCAGCATGACCTGCCCGGAGTAGCTCGGGTCGGTCAGGATCTCCTGGTACCCGCTCATCGACGTGTTGAAGCAGAGCTCGCCGGCCGTCTCGCCGACGGCGCCGACGGACTGCCCTTCGACGACGGTGCCGTCTTCGAGCGCGAGCTTGGCGGGGAGCGGAGTGGGCATGGGCGTGGGGTACAAAAAAAGCCTTCCGAAAAACGGAAGGCTCAACGGCGGCGGGGCCGTTCTTGGGAAGGCGAGGCGGTCGAAATCCGGGGGGCTTGCATAGCGTCCGACGGCTCCGCCCAAGCTACGCAGGGCCGCGCGGCGCGGCGGGACACCGTCCCACTTTCACATGGCGTTTGCGACGCGGCCCGTTCCAGCCCCCTCGGAAGGCGTCGGGATTGATCTCTGACGGCGCGTCGCGGGCGCGTATCCTCGCCGACGCCCGTTCCGCTCCCGTGCCCGCCGCGCCGCCCCCGCTCCCCTCNNNNNCCCGACGCGGGCGCTGGCGGCGCTCGCGGTCAGCCTCGCCGTCGTGAACGCGGCGTTCCTGCTCTGGCCGGACCCGGACCTGGGACCCGAGCTCCCGCGGGACGTGGCGCCGAGCGAGCAGATCGTCCTGGAGGTCATCGAGCCGACGACCCAGCCGCCGCCGCCGGCCAACCTCCCCCCTGCTCCGCCGCCGCTCACGACCTCCGACCTCCCGCCGGTCGAGGTGCCCGACGAGGTGATCGAGGAGGACATCGTCCGCGACCTGACGATCCCGACGCCGCCGGTGCCCGCGCCCCGTCGGACCGCGAGCCCGACCCGGACTCCCGTGCCGGCGCCCGCCCCGCCCGCGCCTCCGGGTCCGCCTGCCCCGGCGCCCTCCGCCCCGCCGCCCGCGGCCGACCGGATCGTCGAGCGGCCCGATCGGAGCCCGAGCCTGAGCGGGCAGGCGCTCCCGGTCTATCCCCGCACCGCGTCGGTCTCCGACTTCCGGGGCCGCGCCCGCGTCCGTGTGCTCGTCAGCTCCGGCGGGCGCGTGACCGAGGCGGAGATCCTGGAGCGGGCCGAGTTCCGGGGCGGCCGGGAGGTCGCCGTGCCGTCGTTCCCGCCCGAGTTCGACGCGGCGATCCTCGAGGCCGCGCGGCGCCACGTGTTCCGCCCGGCCCGCGACGGCGGCGAGCGCGTGCGGGCGTACGCCTTCATCTCGGTCTCGCTCGACCCGCCGCAGTAGCGTCCGGCTCCGCCCGCCTCGGCGAGGTCGGGGACGGACCCGAGGCGGACGACGTGGGCTGACTTCACCCGATTTGATCAGTCTCGGGGGCGCGGCGGACGGATCATGGGCGTTCCCGGGCCGATGCCCGCCCCCATGGACCGCGACCTCGCCCTCCCCCGCTACGGACTCGTCTACCGCCTCTTCGGCGCGGTCGTCGCCGTCTGGCTGACGGTCGTCCTCGTGCTCGGCATCCTCGGGCCGGTCTCGAACCTCCCGATCCTGGAGCACACGGCGCGGAACCTGTATTTCCACGTGCCGATGTGGTTCGTGCTCTACGCCGGCGCGATCGCCGGGGCGTGGCACGCCGGGCGCTACCTCGCGACGGGCCGGACGCTCCACGACGTCCGCTCCGAGGCCGCGTGGGTGGTCTCGACGGTGGCCGGAGTGACCGCGCTCGTGACGGGCGTCGTGTGGGCCCGGTTCACGTGGTATCAGGGGACCGGTCTGTGGTGGAGCCCGGAGCCCCGCCAGAACATGGTGGCCGTCCAACTCCTCATCTCGGGCGCCTACTTCGTGCTCCGCGGATCGCTCGACCGGCCCCGCCAGCGGGCCCGGCTCTCCGCCGTCTACGCCCTGTTCGCGACGGCGACGATGCCGTTCCTGACCTACGTCCTGCCGCGCCGGATGGCGAGCCTCCACCCGGGCGCCGAGGGCAACCCGGCGTTCAGCGAGATGGACATCGCGGCCGACATGCGGTGGATCTTCTACGCTGCGGCCGTGGGCTTCCTCCTGCTCGCGTGGTGGCTCTACACGCAGCGCGTTCGGGGGAAGGTTGCGGAGCTCCGCGCCGAGGCGCTCGACGCGCCCACCATCGCCCCGCCCGTCGTCGTCTCCTGATGCAGCCCGCCGACACCACGATCGCCGTCCTCGACCCCGCCTCCGCCCAGGCGGTGACCGAGCAGCCGCCGCAGGGCATCGAGCGCACCATGCTCGCGCAGGACAAGCTCCCGGTCGTGCTGGCCGTCGTCCTCATCGTCTGGCTCGGCGTCCTCCTCCTCCTGTTCCGGACCGACCGCCGGCTCGCCCGCGTCGAGCGTCGTCTCGACGAGCGAGAGGCCGATCGGTCGTAGATTTCCCCCGCCTGCCCCACCTCTCCCATGCGCCCCACGACCCTCCTCGGTATCGCCTTCGTCGGCATCTTCGGGTTCCTCGTGGTCACCAGCTTCAGCGACCAGGTGACCGGCTGGGAGACGTTCGAGGACGCCGCCGAGAACGGCCGGAAGGCCCACGTCGTCGGGACGTGGGTCCGCGACGCGCCCTCGGGCTACGACCCGGCACGAAACGTGTTCACGTTCACCATGGCCGACACCGCCGGGACCGTCCGGTCGGTCGTCTACGCCAATCCGAGGCCGGCCAACTTCGAGGACGCCGAGCGCGTCGTGGTCCAGGGCCGGATGACGGCGGGTGCCCAGGGCGAAGTGTTCGAGGCCGAGCACATCCTGGTCAAGTGCCCCTCGAAGTACAACGACATGCGCGACGTCGAGGGCGGGCACCCGGACGACATCCCGCGCGGTGAGCGGGAGCCAGTCACGACGGCCTCGGCGGGCTCGTGAGTCGTCGCCGGAGGCGGTCGTCGAGCGGGACACCGCGGCGCCGTCGGCGCGGTCCGCTCCTACGCCTGAGTCGGCGGACGTGGATCGGCCTGGGTGTAGCCGGGCTCGCGCTGATGGCCGCCGGCTACGCGCTCGGCTCCCGACCCGAGGCCACCGAGGCGGACGCCCCCGTCCCCCCCTGCCCCAGCACGCCCAACTGCGCCCGGCTCCGGATCCCGATCGCCGAGACGCCGCTGGCCGTGACGAACGCGGTCCACCAAGCGTTCAGCGGGATCGGCGACGACAACGGCCTAGGGGTTCCGAGCGCCTTCGTACCGACCGAGTCCGGTGCCCTCGCCTCGTTCGCTGTTGGGCCGTTCCAGGACGACGTCGTGATCGCCGTCGAGCCCGCGTCCCGCGGCTCTGTCCTGTGGGTCCGCAGCTCGGCGCGCGTGGGCGGGTCCGACCTGGGGGTCAACCGCCGGCGGGCACGGCGGATCGTCGAGGCCGTCGCCGCGTGGCTCCCGCCGGGCAACGTCGACCTCGGCGAGTAGCGGGGACCCCGGCGGGAGACGCGCGTTCGGAACGCCTCCCTCCGCGACCCATGTCCGTCCCCGACCTCGACCTCCAGCGCCTGACCGATCAGATGAAGGGCATGGGGGCCGACGGCCTCCGCCTGCCTCCTCCCGTCCTGGAGATGATGCAGGCCGAGGTCCGCGACTACCGCCCGGCCGGCGAGGACGGCGTGGGCTCGGCGCTCGTGCTCCGCTTTCCGATCCTCGAGACGTTCCAGAACCCGATGGGCTTGATGCAGGGCGGCATGCTCGCCGCCGCCGTCGACAACGTCATCGGCCCGCTCAGCTACCTCGCGGCGCCGCCGAGCGTGACGTCGCAGCTCACGATGACCTACCTCGCGCCGGTCACGCCCGACCTCTCCCACATCGACGTCGAGGCGCGCCTGGTCGCCCGCGCCGGTCGCCAACTCGTGTTCGACGCGACGGTCCGCGCGCCCGACGGGCGGGAGTTGGCGGTGTGCCGCGCCAGCCAGACGATCGTCCGTGGGAAGAGAGCGGCGGGATAGGGCACGGAGCCTGAGGGCCCGGTCCCTCCACCCCACATCCCCTACCCCTCCACCTCGTAGACCGTGACCGGCGTGCCCGACGCCGGGTCGAACCGGCAGCCGGCCTCGCAGCCGAGCGCCGCCAGCGCGCCCGCGTCGAGACGCCCCGCCTCGACCTCCGGCCACCGCGCGTGCATGGCGCCGAGCGCGAACGACGCGCCCGACCCCATCGCCCAGAACCGCGTAAACTCGTGGACCTCGCGCATGTCGTATACGCCGAAGATGCCCGTCGGCGCAGCGATGAGGAGCGAGACCTGCGTGCTCTCGTACGGGTCGCCCTCCTGGTCCGTCTCCGGGTTGAGGTAGTACTCGTCCTTCAGGATCGGGTGGAGCGCGCGGAACGTCTCGAAGATGCCGCGCCGGCTGGTCAGGTCCGCCTCGGGGAAGTGGTCGAGGGCGTCCTGGATCACGAGGTGGTGCGCCGTGTAGCCGACGATCCCCACGCACGCGGCGCCGACGCGGATGACCTTCTCCCCGGCCGCGTCGAGGTCGGGTGGGAGGCGGAGGTCGTTGAACGTCGTGAGCGCGTCGGCGGCCATGGCCGTGCCGCTGGCGGTCCGCGTGACGGTGAGGGTGGACATGCGAGTTCGGTGTTCAGAGGGTGGAGTTCGGTCGGTGCGGGTGGACGCACTCCGACCTCCGGACTCCCCTCGTCGCGACCCTACAGGTACAGCAGGGTCGCGACGAGGAAAAAGACCGTCAGGCCCAGGATGTCGTTCGAGACGGTGATGAACGGTCCCATAGCCAGCGCGGGGTCGATCCCGATGCGGTTGAGGGCGAGGGGGACCGTCGCGCCCACGAGCGTCGACAACACGATGACGATCATGAGAGCGATCGCGGCCGTCAGCGCGAGCCGCGCTGTGTCGTCTCCGAAGCCCGACAGCACGACGATGCCGGCCAGGGCGACGGCGAGGACGACGCCGTTGAGAAGCGCCACGCCGAGCTCCTTGCCGATCCGTCGCGCGAGGTCGCTCCGCCACAGGTCGCCCGAGGCGAGGCCCTGGACCGCGATCGCCGACGATTGAATGCCGGCGTTGCCGGCCATCGCCATCACGATGGGGATGAACAGCGCGAGGACGGGCGCGATCGTCAGCGCCTCCTCGAACCCGACGATCACGAGGCCCGACACGTACGCCCCACACAGCCCGAGGAGGAGCCACACGAGCCGGCCGCGCGACACGGCGAAGATGCTCGACGAGAGCTCTTCCTCGCCCGTGATGCCGACCGCGCGCTGGAGGTCTTCCTCGGCCTCCTCGCGGATCACGTTCATCACGTCGTCGATCGTGATCCGGCCGAGGAGCCGGCCGCCGGCCGAGACGACCGGGAGCGCGACGAGGTCGTACCGCTCCATGATGCGCGCGACCTCCTCCTGGTCGAGGTCGGGCTCGACAGAGACGGCGTCGCCCTCACAGACCTCGTGGACCGGCGTGTCGGCCGGCGACAGGAGCAGCCGCTTGAGCGGGATCACGCCGGCCAGCTTGTTCTCCTCGTCGACGGCGTAGACGGCGAAGACGGGGTCGACGGCGTCGGCGTTGGACCGGACGGCCTCGGTCGCCTCCGCGACGGTCGCGGTGAGCGGGACGGCGACGACCTCGGTCGCCATGAGCCCGCCGGCCGTGTCCTCGCCGTAGCTGAGGAGCGCCTCGATGTCGACCGCGTCTTCGAGCTGGACCAGGACGTCCTCCGCCTGCGTGACGTCGACGTCGGCGAGGACGTCCGCCTGGTCGTCCGACGCGAGCGGGTCGATGAGGGCGACCAGCTCGGGCGTCGAGAGGCCGTCGAGGAGGTCGACGCGCTCGGCGCTCTCGAGCTCGGGGAGGGCGCGGCTCGTGACCTCCTCGGGGAGCCAGCGGAACACGACGCGGGCGAGGTCGGCCGGGAGGTGCTGGAGGAGCGCCGCGAGGTCGGCCGGCCGGAGGTCGGCGACGAGGTTGAGGACGTGGCCGCGATGGCCGGCCTCGACGAGATCGACGACGGCCTCGACGAGGTGGTCATCGACGAGCGTCGGCGAGTCGGGGGGGACGACGGGGGCGGCGTTCTCGCTCACGGGCCGGGGGGACGGGCGGCGGGGCCGCCGAGGTGGCGGGCGAGGCGGACGAAGTCGGACGGCGAGACGGCCTCGGGCCGGAGCGTCGCAGCCCACTCCGGGACCTCGACGCCGGCCCCGTCCGCGAGCGGGCCCAGGCTGTTGCGGAGCATCTTCCGCCGCTGCCCGAACGCCGCGCGGACCGTCCGCTGCAGGGCCGCGAAAGGTACGTCCGGCGCCTCCGCAGACGCGAAGTCGAGCGCGACGACGGCGCTCTCGACGTTGGGCCGAGGGCGGAAGCAGTGGCGCGACACGTCGAAGAGCGGCCGGGCGTCGGCGTAGAGCGCGAAGTAGACCGAGAGCGTGCCGTAGGTCTTCGACCCGTGCGGGGCCACGATCCGGTCGGCGACCTCCTTCTGCACCATCACGACCGCCCGCGCCACGTGCTCCCGCGCGTCCAGGAGGGCGAAGAGGATCGGCGACGTGATGTAGTACGGCAGGTTGCCGACGACGTGAAGGGCGGCCTTCGATTCGTCGGCCCCACTCGCCTCGGCGGCCTGCCGGTCGCGGTCAACGTTTTGCCCAGTCCCCGCCCCCCCTTCCGCCGTCCCCGCCCGCAGCGCCCCCCAGTTCGTGTCGAGCACGTCGCCCGCGCGAACGTCGAGGCGGGGGTAGGCGGTGCGGAGATGTGTGATGGCCTCCTCGTCGACCTCTAGCGCGATCAGGTCGGGGTAGCGCCGAAGCAGGTCGCCCGTCAGCGCGCCCTCGCCGGGGCCGATCTCGACCACCTGCGCGCCAGGCGGTGCGTCGACCGCGTCCACGATCTTTCGGATCGTGTTGGGGTCGGTCAGGAAGTGCTGGCCGAGACGCTTTTTCGGACGGACGGACACGGGCGGGCGCGAGAGGGGCCCTACAGAGTAGAGGCGCGCGAGGAGCGGAAGCGTCCTCGCGGGGATCTCTACCCCCTCTTCTCCATCTCCGATCCGCTAGGCCGGCCGGTGACCGCGGCGGTACCACAGCAATCCCCCGAGGCCGATCGCCCCGAGGTAGGCCAGGATCGTCGCGACCCACGAGATCAGGAGGCCCTGCTGGCGCGTCTCGGGCCGATAGCGGAGCGTCACGATGTGCTCGCCAGCCGGCACGGGGATCCCGCGGAGCAGGAAGTCGGTCCGGACGATCGGCGCCTCCTGGACGCCGATCTGCGCGGTCCAGCCGGCCGGATAGTAGACCTCGCTCGCCACCAGGAGTCGCGGTCGGTCGGTCTGCACACGGTACACGATCTCGTCGGGTTCGAACCGTTCGAGTTGGACGCTCGCGCCGGCCGAGTCGGGGGGGGCGCCCGTGAGGGCCTCAGCGGAGAGGTCGCCCGGGAGCGGCTCGGACACGAACGCCACGCGCGACAGATCGGTGGCCTCGTCCCGGATCCGGGCCACGAGAGCGTCGTCGTCCGCGACCACGGCGACCGAGTCGACGAGGAAGGCCCGGGGAAGGGCCGACGAGTCGACGGCGACGACGAGGCCGGTCTGCTCGTCCTGGAACACGGGCTCGTAGCCGGGCACGATGCCCGGGAGCACCGTATACCGGGCCGAGAGGAGCGACAGCGCGTTCCGGTTGAGGCCCGTCGAGTCGTCCGGGAGGAGCCGGTCGAAGTACTCCTGGATGAGGGCCAGCTTGGCGCCGTGGTAGCCGCCGACCGACTCGTAGAAGTACGACGGCACGGCGTTCTGCGACCAGTTGTTCGGCAGCACGCGGAACCGGCCGGGCCCACCCGCCTCGGCGACGCGCTCGACGAGGTACTGGTCGGCCTGCGTCGGCTGGATCTGGGCCTCGATGCGGGACGTCCGGCGGAGCGACGGGTCGTCCTCGTTGAAGTAGCGCCGCCCCACGCCCCACAGGTCGAAAGTGGCGAGCAGGGCGAGGCCGGCAAGGACGGCCCACGCGGGCGCCTTCTTCCACAGGAGCGCCGCCGCGAGGCCGAGGGCGACCAGGAGCAGGAGCATCGACCGGCCGGCGTCGTCCGAGAACAGGTCCTCGCGCTGGCCTTCGACCTCGTCGAGGTACTGCGCCGTCATCTGGCGGACCTGCGGGTCGGCCGGCGAGAGGCCGCTCTGCTGTGCGGCCATCATGGCGATCTGCGCGCCTTCGTCGGGCTTCTCGAAGTCGAGCGGGCCGCCGCCCGTGAGCCACATCCCCCCGATGAGGATCGCCAGGACGGCGCCGGCGCCGAGGACGACGCGCTGCTTGCGGTCCTCTGCCTCGGGCGTCGCCTCCCGGCGAGCGAGATAGTACGCCCCCCACCCCGCGAGGAGCGCCACGAGGAGGACCACTGCCGCCAGCCACGTCTCCGGCACGCGGAAGGCGTCGAAGAGCGGGAGCACCTCGAACGCCGGCCGGTTCAGGAGGGGGAGGTTCTCTCCGAGCGAGAACCCGACCATGAGGAGCCCTGCGACGGCGAACGCGATCACGGACCGCCGCGCCACGCCGACGGCACCTACGAACGCGAGAAAGGCGACCACCGGGCCGACGTAGTGCGGGCCCTCGGTGAACGGCTTGGCGCCCCAGTAGGTCTGCCCGCCGCCGCCGTAAGCGTTCGGGATCACGAGCGTCAGAAGCTCGCCGAAGCCCTGGCTCCAGGCCATCGCGTACTCCCACGCGAGCCCGCCTCCGGGCCCGGCCGATCGGATCGTGAACGCCTTGTACTCCGCCTGCAGGAGGTACGGATCGGCGACAATGGCCAGGGCCACGACGCTGCCGAGGCCGAGGAGGCCGGTCGAGACGGCCCACGTCTTCGCGCGACCGTCGCGGGCCGCCGCGATGCCCTCCGCGATCCACCAGATGACGGCCGCGATGACGATGTAATACGTGATCTGGACGTGGCCCGCGCGAAGGTTGACCGCCGCCGCGATCGCGAACAGGAGCGTCAAGAGCGCGCTCATCATCTTGCCGGTCTCGGGTGTCCGACGGATCAGCGCGGCGAACGCCAGCAGCAACCACGGGGCGTAGCTGAGGGCGATGAACTTGGTGTTGTGCCCGGCCGTGAGGATGATGGGCAGGTACGTCGAGAGCCCGTAGCCGACCGCGGCCAGCACGCCAGCGAGGGGCCACCGCGTCAGGTAGAAGACGAGGAGGTACGTCCCCAGCAGAAGCACGAAGAAGTGCGCGACGGGCCAGAGCCCGGCCTTCCGGAGGGCGCTCACGACGGTGTCGGCGCCGGGCACGCGGGAGCCGCCGAGGATCATGGTCCCGGGCATCCCGCCGAACACGTTCGGGGCCCACTCGGGCCGGACGCCCGACTCGGCCTCGTACTCGAGCATGGCCTCCGCCGTCGCCGCCCACTGGACCGTGTCGCCGCCCACGAGCGTCCGCCCGCCGAACGTCGTCGACGCGAAGAAGCCGATGGCGACCAGGAACAGGAAGCCGATGCAAACGGCCTGCTGGACCCACGTCGGCTGCCTGTCCCACAGCGACGCCTCGCGTGTGACGGGACCGGCGCGGCGCACGCGGCTCCGCTGCTTCCAGACCTCGTTGCCTTCGAGGGGCGCGGGCCCCCCCGCCGCCCCGGGGCGGCTCTTCCTCGACTTCGCCATGAGCTGAGCTTAGATGTGAGTCGGGCGCGCCACCCGGCGCGCCTCGGCAGACTGGCGGAGCGCCTCGGCCGCGGCGGCCGGCACGTCGTCGAGCGTCACCAACGCGACGCGCACGGCGACCGTGCCTCGGGGCACGAGCACGTTGCGGACCTCGACGTCGTACGACGCGGGCGGCAACGAGCACGCCGGCGCGAACACGCCCGGGTCGACGGTCCCGTCGACGTAGACGTACACGGTGTCGCCGAGCGCGCGGGCCACCAGCGGAAGCGGCGCGAGATCCCCGCCGAAGCCGAGCGTCACCGCGTCGTACAACACCTCCACGACGCCGTCGGGCGTCACGCCGGGGTCGACGCCGACGCCGGGCGCCGTCGTCACGGTGATCTGCGGGTCGATGGCGTCGACGAACGCGACCGTGAGCGTGTCGCCGACGCCGGAGCCGTCGGCCAGGAGGAGGCCGCCCGTCGTCGTAGCCCGTGACGTCTCGGCGGAGCAGTCGCCGAGCGAGCACCCGCCGGTGGCGAGCGCGACGAGCAGGCACAGAAGGGCAGGGCGCATGGGTCGCAAGATAGGCCGGCTCAGTCGCCCCTCTTGTCCGATCCGGCGACACGCCTCAGGTCCCCGTGCGCCGTCAGCTCGCCCGCGAGGACGGCACGGACGCGCTCCTGGAGATCGGCGGCGTCGCCACGCGAGAGGCCGACCGTCGGGATCGGCTCGCCGATGACGAACCGCGCCTCGCCCGGCCGCGCCGTCTTGAGCCGGTTCGAGAACAGCCCGGCGTGCCCCACCATCGTCACGGGCACGACCGGCACGCCCGACTCGATGGCCAGCACGAACGGCCCACGCATGAACGGCCGGAGCGCGTGCGCGTGGCTCCGACCGCCTTCCGGGAACAGCAGCACGGAGTCGCCGCCCTGGATCCGCTCGGCGACGCGCCGGAGGTCGCGGACCGACGCCCGCGCGTTCGAGCGGTCGATGAACAGGCACGCCGTCTTCTCCAACACCCACCCCACGACGGGCCACTCGCGGATCTCGTGCCGCGCGACGTAGAGGAACGGTCGGGGGAAGCCGACCATGGCCACCGGAATGTCGAGCGAGTTCACGTGGTTCGACACGAACACCACGGGCCCGTCGGGCAGCGGCGCGCGCTCCTCGACGCGGACGCGCATCCCGACGACCGCGAGGATCACGCGGGCCCACGGGCGCATCCAGGCGCGGAGCGTCTCCGCAGTCGGGGCGAACACGGAGTGGATCACGACGCCGGGACTCATCGTGACCGTGAAGAACGACGCCCAGAGGAGCGTCCAGACGAACCAGACCCGTCGGCCGAGCGACGGCGACGGCGGATCGAGGTGGAGGGCGGGCGAAGCGACGGGGGGCACGGCCGGAAGCTATCCCCGCTTCGCCGCTCGCTGCGCGGCCCGCGCCGACCGAATCAGCGTCGTCGCGGACGCGAGCCCGGTCGTCCGCGCTGGGTCCGGCAACCCGTCGAGGATCAGCGGCCCGTCCACGCCCGCCTCGGCGAGCGCCCGGAGGTGGGCGTCCCACCCGACCGCACCGGCGCCGATCTCGTCGTCGACCCACTCACCGTCGGTTACTCCGCCGTCGCGGACGCCCACACAGAATGCGAGCGACGCGTCGAGAACCGCGGAGAGCCCGTCGGCCGGCGCCTCGCCGCTGGCGAGTGCGTCCGCCGGCCGCCAGTCCGCGCCCACCGCCCCGTGGTCGACCGCAGCGAGGAGCGCGGCGAGGTCGGCGCCCGTCGCTACGTCGGTCCCGAGAAGGTTGCGGACGGCGAGTCGGAGCCCGAGCGCCGCCGCCCTATCCCCTGCCTGGCGCAGCGCGTCGGCGGCCGCCTCCAGCTCGAACCCCGGTGCCGCGAGCGCGCCGACGCGGACGAGGTCGCAGTCGAACCGGCGGGCGAAGGCGGCGACGTCGTCGAGGCGGGCGAGGTCGTTGAGCCAGACGGCCCGCGACGCCGCCGAGCCCTCGAACAGCCCCGGGTCGAGTGCGACGACCGCCAGCTCAGCCTCCTCCAGTCGACGCCGAAGCGGCGCCTCGTTGATCTCGGGCACGCGACCGCCCTCCGAGCCCCGGAGCGCGACGCCGTCGAGGCCCCACAGGAGGGTCAGCTGGACCGCTCGGGCGGGGTCGTCCGTGGCGATGTCGGGCGTCCAGGCGGTCGTCATCGGGGAGAACGAGTGGCGAGGGTGTCCGAGGACGGAGCGGGGATGCGAGCGGCCTCAGCGGTCTGTTCGATGAGGGCGGCGGCGAGATCGACCCCGCCCGCGTCCACGTCGAGGCGGATGACGGGGACGCCATCGACCGTGGCCGGGCCCTCCCCGCCCGCCACGACGAACGCGCGGATCTGGTCGCGCGGCCACAGCGAGCTTCGGAGCACCTGGCGGACGCCGTCGCCCCCCGGCCAGAAGGCGACTTCCACCGTCCGCTC
This sequence is a window from Rubrivirga marina. Protein-coding genes within it:
- a CDS encoding lysophospholipid acyltransferase family protein, producing MPPVASPALHLDPPSPSLGRRVWFVWTLLWASFFTVTMSPGVVIHSVFAPTAETLRAWMRPWARVILAVVGMRVRVEERAPLPDGPVVFVSNHVNSLDIPVAMVGFPRPFLYVARHEIREWPVVGWVLEKTACLFIDRSNARASVRDLRRVAERIQGGDSVLLFPEGGRSHAHALRPFMRGPFVLAIESGVPVVPVTMVGHAGLFSNRLKTARPGEARFVIGEPIPTVGLSRGDAADLQERVRAVLAGELTAHGDLRRVAGSDKRGD
- a CDS encoding YfhO family protein; translated protein: MRRAGPVTREASLWDRQPTWVQQAVCIGFLFLVAIGFFASTTFGGRTLVGGDTVQWAATAEAMLEYEAESGVRPEWAPNVFGGMPGTMILGGSRVPGADTVVSALRKAGLWPVAHFFVLLLGTYLLVFYLTRWPLAGVLAAVGYGLSTYLPIILTAGHNTKFIALSYAPWLLLAFAALIRRTPETGKMMSALLTLLFAIAAAVNLRAGHVQITYYIVIAAVIWWIAEGIAAARDGRAKTWAVSTGLLGLGSVVALAIVADPYLLQAEYKAFTIRSAGPGGGLAWEYAMAWSQGFGELLTLVIPNAYGGGGQTYWGAKPFTEGPHYVGPVVAFLAFVGAVGVARRSVIAFAVAGLLMVGFSLGENLPLLNRPAFEVLPLFDAFRVPETWLAAVVLLVALLAGWGAYYLARREATPEAEDRKQRVVLGAGAVLAILIGGMWLTGGGPLDFEKPDEGAQIAMMAAQQSGLSPADPQVRQMTAQYLDEVEGQREDLFSDDAGRSMLLLLVALGLAAALLWKKAPAWAVLAGLALLATFDLWGVGRRYFNEDDPSLRRTSRIEAQIQPTQADQYLVERVAEAGGPGRFRVLPNNWSQNAVPSYFYESVGGYHGAKLALIQEYFDRLLPDDSTGLNRNALSLLSARYTVLPGIVPGYEPVFQDEQTGLVVAVDSSALPRAFLVDSVAVVADDDALVARIRDEATDLSRVAFVSEPLPGDLSAEALTGAPPDSAGASVQLERFEPDEIVYRVQTDRPRLLVASEVYYPAGWTAQIGVQEAPIVRTDFLLRGIPVPAGEHIVTLRYRPETRQQGLLISWVATILAYLGAIGLGGLLWYRRGHRPA
- a CDS encoding sugar phosphate isomerase/epimerase family protein, with translation MTTAWTPDIATDDPARAVQLTLLWGLDGVALRGSEGGRVPEINEAPLRRRLEEAELAVVALDPGLFEGSAASRAVWLNDLARLDDVAAFARRFDCDLVRVGALAAPGFELEAAADALRQAGDRAAALGLRLAVRNLLGTDVATGADLAALLAAVDHGAVGADWRPADALASGEAPADGLSAVLDASLAFCVGVRDGGVTDGEWVDDEIGAGAVGWDAHLRALAEAGVDGPLILDGLPDPARTTGLASATTLIRSARAAQRAAKRG
- the rsmA gene encoding 16S rRNA (adenine(1518)-N(6)/adenine(1519)-N(6))-dimethyltransferase RsmA, which gives rise to MSVRPKKRLGQHFLTDPNTIRKIVDAVDAPPGAQVVEIGPGEGALTGDLLRRYPDLIALEVDEEAITHLRTAYPRLDVRAGDVLDTNWGALRAGTAEGGAGTGQNVDRDRQAAEASGADESKAALHVVGNLPYYITSPILFALLDAREHVARAVVMVQKEVADRIVAPHGSKTYGTLSVYFALYADARPLFDVSRHCFRPRPNVESAVVALDFASAEAPDVPFAALQRTVRAAFGQRRKMLRNSLGPLADGAGVEVPEWAATLRPEAVSPSDFVRLARHLGGPAARPPGP